The following are from one region of the Syngnathus acus chromosome 19, fSynAcu1.2, whole genome shotgun sequence genome:
- the LOC119138458 gene encoding actin-binding LIM protein 1-like isoform X5 — translation MVSLLEGLCGPDCLDEMNMSSRLSLNSLGRICGIGPNNDTVVLDRVKRKNSVRRMSIIEDGQIAEVLYLIPKQCMMEQLPFLNPNDYVLCEKLAGIPADVSVLHTHSPAPKRVIRCVKCREVCKGEVLRVQSSHFHIKCFTCKVCGCDLTRSGFFIKNGDCLCPLDYQRLHGTVCNSCGGFVEGDVVAVLGKTYHPTCFVCTICKQPFPAGDCVTFSGKECICQRCVNPLTPPPTGIRYSDNCNGCGRDIKNGQALLALGSQWHLGCFKCNICTKLLSGEYISKDGVPYCERDYQLQFGVQCDACQKFITGKVLEAGDKHYHPECARCSRCDKMFTEGEEMYLQGSAVWHPDCRERSRNHHSNRVRRSKTPCLDFFYPPSELKSTLTSSESSCSRPGSCTPGSPGRSICSPANASETTEEGYELRKCIPKSASHGSFGVRSYSRHSYTPTRSPQHFHRPGSLFSANDTLATSCHLLAPDSADQGFNMYRKPPIFKQQDPNSTQTSSLPGYSCNGLSPPQSTEFLRSSGDTLRDFKLPHDCLHPFARMDRGVSMPNLLEPKVYPYEMLTVANRGRAKLPREVDRTRLERHLSTESFFEIFGMTIREFDKLPLWKRNDMKKQANLF, via the exons ATGGTTTCTCTGCTGGAGGGGCTGTGCGGCCCGGACTGTTTGGACGAGATGAACATGTCGAGCCGCCTCAGCCTCAACAGCCTGGGTCGCATCTGCGGAATCGGACCCAACAACGACACGGTGGTGCTGGACCGGGTCAAGCGGAAGAACTCGGTCAGGCGCATGTCCATCATCGAGGACGGGCAGATCGCCGAGGTGCTCTACTTGATCCCCAAGCAGTGCATGATGGAGCAGCTGCCGTTCCTCAATCCCAATGACTACGTCCTGTGCGAGAAGTTGGCGGGCATACCTGCTGATGTGTCAG TGCTTCACACTCACTCTCCCGCACCCAAGCGGGTCATCAGATGCGTCAAATGCAGGGAGGTCTGCAAAGGGGAGGTGCTTCGAGTCCAGTCCAGTCACTTCCACATCAAATGTTTCACCTGCAAAG ttTGTGGCTGCGACTTGACCAGGTCGGGCTTCTTCATAAAGAACGGCGACTGCCTCTGTCCGCTGGACTACCAGAGGCTTCATGGCACGGTCTGCAACAGCTGCGGGGGATTTGTGGAGGGAGACGTGGTCGCCGTTTTGGGCAAGACTTATCACCCGACCTGCTTTGTGTGCACCATTTGCAA GCAACCTTTTCCCGCGGGTGATTGCGTCACCTTCAGTGGGAAAGAGTGCATCTGTCAGCGGTGTGTTAACCCGTTGACCCCTCCGCCAACTGGTATCAGATACTCCGACA ACTGCAACGGCTGCGGACGCGATATCAAGAACGGGCAGGCTTTACTCGCTCTGGGCAGCCAGTGGCACCTCGGCTGCTTCAAGTGCAACATCTGCACAAAATTGCTGAGTGGAGAATACATCAGCAA GGATGGCGTTCCATATTGTGAGAGGGACTACCAGCTTCAATTTGGGGTGCAGTGTGACGCATGTCAGAAGTTTATAACGGGGAAAGTCCTTGAG GCGGGGGACAAACATTATCACCCGGAATGCGCGAGATGCAGCCGATGTGACAAAATGTTCACCGAGGGCGAAGAAATGTATTTGCAAG GCTCAGCAGTGTGGCACCCGGACTGCAGAGAGAGGAGCAGGAACCATCACAGCAACAGG GTCCGACGAAGCAAAACACCTTGTCTTGATTTCTTTTACCCTCCGAGTGAACTGAAG TCGACTCTGACTTCGTCCGAAAGCTCCTGCTCCAGACCCGGCTCGTGTACCCCTGGAAGCCCCGGTCGCTCCATTTGT tctccAGCAAATGCATCCGAGACCACCGAG gaaGGTTACGAGCTGAGGAAATGCATTCCCAAATCGGCGAGCCACGGATCATTCGGCGTTCGGTCGTACAGTCGTCACAGCTACACGCCGACGCGATCGCCTCAACACTTCCACCGGCCCG GCTCATTATTTTCTGCCAACGACACCTTGGCAACTTCCTGTCACCTCTTAGCTCCTGACAGCGCAG ATCAAGGTTTCAACATGTACagaaaacctccaattttcaaGCAGCAAG ATCCAAACTCCACCCAAACGTCCTCTTTGCCTGGATACAGTTGCAACGGCCTCAGTCCA CCACAATCTACTGAATTCCTCCGAAGCAGCGGCGACACATTAAgag ATTTCAAG CTCCCCCATGACTGCCTGCATCCATTTGCACGAATGGACAGAGGAGTGTCAATGCCTAATTTGCTGGAGCCAAAA GTCTACCCGTATGAAATGCTCACGGTTGCCAACAGGGGGCGTGCGAAACTTCCCAGAGAGGTTGACAGAACAAGATTAGAG CGTCATCTGTCCACAGAGTCCTTCTTTGAAATCTTTGGCATGACCATAAGAGAATTTGACAAACTGCCGCTTTGGAAACGAAACGACATGAAGAAACAGGCCAATCTCTTTTAA
- the LOC119138458 gene encoding actin-binding LIM protein 1-like isoform X6 has product MVSLLEGLCGPDCLDEMNMSSRLSLNSLGRICGIGPNNDTVVLDRVKRKNSVRRMSIIEDGQIAEVLYLIPKQCMMEQLPFLNPNDYVLCEKLAGIPADVSVLHTHSPAPKRVIRCVKCREVCKGEVLRVQSSHFHIKCFTCKVCGCDLTRSGFFIKNGDCLCPLDYQRLHGTVCNSCGGFVEGDVVAVLGKTYHPTCFVCTICKQPFPAGDCVTFSGKECICQRCVNPLTPPPTGIRYSDNCNGCGRDIKNGQALLALGSQWHLGCFKCNICTKLLSGEYISKDGVPYCERDYQLQFGVQCDACQKFITGKVLEAGDKHYHPECARCSRCDKMFTEGEEMYLQGSAVWHPDCRERSRNHHSNRSTLTSSESSCSRPGSCTPGSPGRSICSPANASETTEEGYELRKCIPKSASHGSFGVRSYSRHSYTPTRSPQHFHRPGSLFSANDTLATSCHLLAPDSADQGFNMYRKPPIFKQQDPNSTQTSSLPGYSCNGLSPPQSTEFLRSSGDTLRDFKLPHDCLHPFARMDRGVSMPNLLEPKVYPYEMLTVANRGRAKLPREVDRTRLERHLSTESFFEIFGMTIREFDKLPLWKRNDMKKQANLF; this is encoded by the exons ATGGTTTCTCTGCTGGAGGGGCTGTGCGGCCCGGACTGTTTGGACGAGATGAACATGTCGAGCCGCCTCAGCCTCAACAGCCTGGGTCGCATCTGCGGAATCGGACCCAACAACGACACGGTGGTGCTGGACCGGGTCAAGCGGAAGAACTCGGTCAGGCGCATGTCCATCATCGAGGACGGGCAGATCGCCGAGGTGCTCTACTTGATCCCCAAGCAGTGCATGATGGAGCAGCTGCCGTTCCTCAATCCCAATGACTACGTCCTGTGCGAGAAGTTGGCGGGCATACCTGCTGATGTGTCAG TGCTTCACACTCACTCTCCCGCACCCAAGCGGGTCATCAGATGCGTCAAATGCAGGGAGGTCTGCAAAGGGGAGGTGCTTCGAGTCCAGTCCAGTCACTTCCACATCAAATGTTTCACCTGCAAAG ttTGTGGCTGCGACTTGACCAGGTCGGGCTTCTTCATAAAGAACGGCGACTGCCTCTGTCCGCTGGACTACCAGAGGCTTCATGGCACGGTCTGCAACAGCTGCGGGGGATTTGTGGAGGGAGACGTGGTCGCCGTTTTGGGCAAGACTTATCACCCGACCTGCTTTGTGTGCACCATTTGCAA GCAACCTTTTCCCGCGGGTGATTGCGTCACCTTCAGTGGGAAAGAGTGCATCTGTCAGCGGTGTGTTAACCCGTTGACCCCTCCGCCAACTGGTATCAGATACTCCGACA ACTGCAACGGCTGCGGACGCGATATCAAGAACGGGCAGGCTTTACTCGCTCTGGGCAGCCAGTGGCACCTCGGCTGCTTCAAGTGCAACATCTGCACAAAATTGCTGAGTGGAGAATACATCAGCAA GGATGGCGTTCCATATTGTGAGAGGGACTACCAGCTTCAATTTGGGGTGCAGTGTGACGCATGTCAGAAGTTTATAACGGGGAAAGTCCTTGAG GCGGGGGACAAACATTATCACCCGGAATGCGCGAGATGCAGCCGATGTGACAAAATGTTCACCGAGGGCGAAGAAATGTATTTGCAAG GCTCAGCAGTGTGGCACCCGGACTGCAGAGAGAGGAGCAGGAACCATCACAGCAACAGG TCGACTCTGACTTCGTCCGAAAGCTCCTGCTCCAGACCCGGCTCGTGTACCCCTGGAAGCCCCGGTCGCTCCATTTGT tctccAGCAAATGCATCCGAGACCACCGAG gaaGGTTACGAGCTGAGGAAATGCATTCCCAAATCGGCGAGCCACGGATCATTCGGCGTTCGGTCGTACAGTCGTCACAGCTACACGCCGACGCGATCGCCTCAACACTTCCACCGGCCCG GCTCATTATTTTCTGCCAACGACACCTTGGCAACTTCCTGTCACCTCTTAGCTCCTGACAGCGCAG ATCAAGGTTTCAACATGTACagaaaacctccaattttcaaGCAGCAAG ATCCAAACTCCACCCAAACGTCCTCTTTGCCTGGATACAGTTGCAACGGCCTCAGTCCA CCACAATCTACTGAATTCCTCCGAAGCAGCGGCGACACATTAAgag ATTTCAAG CTCCCCCATGACTGCCTGCATCCATTTGCACGAATGGACAGAGGAGTGTCAATGCCTAATTTGCTGGAGCCAAAA GTCTACCCGTATGAAATGCTCACGGTTGCCAACAGGGGGCGTGCGAAACTTCCCAGAGAGGTTGACAGAACAAGATTAGAG CGTCATCTGTCCACAGAGTCCTTCTTTGAAATCTTTGGCATGACCATAAGAGAATTTGACAAACTGCCGCTTTGGAAACGAAACGACATGAAGAAACAGGCCAATCTCTTTTAA
- the LOC119138458 gene encoding actin-binding LIM protein 1-like isoform X4, translating to MVSLLEGLCGPDCLDEMNMSSRLSLNSLGRICGIGPNNDTVVLDRVKRKNSVRRMSIIEDGQIAEVLYLIPKQCMMEQLPFLNPNDYVLCEKLAGIPADVSVLHTHSPAPKRVIRCVKCREVCKGEVLRVQSSHFHIKCFTCKVCGCDLTRSGFFIKNGDCLCPLDYQRLHGTVCNSCGGFVEGDVVAVLGKTYHPTCFVCTICKQPFPAGDCVTFSGKECICQRCVNPLTPPPTGIRYSDNCNGCGRDIKNGQALLALGSQWHLGCFKCNICTKLLSGEYISKDGVPYCERDYQLQFGVQCDACQKFITGKVLEAGDKHYHPECARCSRCDKMFTEGEEMYLQGSAVWHPDCRERSRNHHSNRVRRSKTPCLDFFYPPSELKSTLTSSESSCSRPGSCTPGSPGRSICAKVDDEIIDYRDLAAIPRVKAIYDIEHPDMMSYKSDDLTSAALDGTRDRKSSAESPANASETTEEGYELRKCIPKSASHGSFGVRSYSRHSYTPTRSPQHFHRPGSLFSANDTLATSCHLLAPDSADQGFNMYRKPPIFKQQDPNSTQTSSLPGYSCNGLSPPQSTEFLRSSGDTLRDFKVYPYEMLTVANRGRAKLPREVDRTRLERHLSTESFFEIFGMTIREFDKLPLWKRNDMKKQANLF from the exons ATGGTTTCTCTGCTGGAGGGGCTGTGCGGCCCGGACTGTTTGGACGAGATGAACATGTCGAGCCGCCTCAGCCTCAACAGCCTGGGTCGCATCTGCGGAATCGGACCCAACAACGACACGGTGGTGCTGGACCGGGTCAAGCGGAAGAACTCGGTCAGGCGCATGTCCATCATCGAGGACGGGCAGATCGCCGAGGTGCTCTACTTGATCCCCAAGCAGTGCATGATGGAGCAGCTGCCGTTCCTCAATCCCAATGACTACGTCCTGTGCGAGAAGTTGGCGGGCATACCTGCTGATGTGTCAG TGCTTCACACTCACTCTCCCGCACCCAAGCGGGTCATCAGATGCGTCAAATGCAGGGAGGTCTGCAAAGGGGAGGTGCTTCGAGTCCAGTCCAGTCACTTCCACATCAAATGTTTCACCTGCAAAG ttTGTGGCTGCGACTTGACCAGGTCGGGCTTCTTCATAAAGAACGGCGACTGCCTCTGTCCGCTGGACTACCAGAGGCTTCATGGCACGGTCTGCAACAGCTGCGGGGGATTTGTGGAGGGAGACGTGGTCGCCGTTTTGGGCAAGACTTATCACCCGACCTGCTTTGTGTGCACCATTTGCAA GCAACCTTTTCCCGCGGGTGATTGCGTCACCTTCAGTGGGAAAGAGTGCATCTGTCAGCGGTGTGTTAACCCGTTGACCCCTCCGCCAACTGGTATCAGATACTCCGACA ACTGCAACGGCTGCGGACGCGATATCAAGAACGGGCAGGCTTTACTCGCTCTGGGCAGCCAGTGGCACCTCGGCTGCTTCAAGTGCAACATCTGCACAAAATTGCTGAGTGGAGAATACATCAGCAA GGATGGCGTTCCATATTGTGAGAGGGACTACCAGCTTCAATTTGGGGTGCAGTGTGACGCATGTCAGAAGTTTATAACGGGGAAAGTCCTTGAG GCGGGGGACAAACATTATCACCCGGAATGCGCGAGATGCAGCCGATGTGACAAAATGTTCACCGAGGGCGAAGAAATGTATTTGCAAG GCTCAGCAGTGTGGCACCCGGACTGCAGAGAGAGGAGCAGGAACCATCACAGCAACAGG GTCCGACGAAGCAAAACACCTTGTCTTGATTTCTTTTACCCTCCGAGTGAACTGAAG TCGACTCTGACTTCGTCCGAAAGCTCCTGCTCCAGACCCGGCTCGTGTACCCCTGGAAGCCCCGGTCGCTCCATTTGT GCCAAAGTAGATGATGAGATCATTGATTACCGAGACTTAGCAGCAATTCCCAGAGTCAAGGCTATTTATGACATAGAGCATCCCGATATGATGTCCTATAAGAGTGACGACCTCACCTCAGCTGCTTTGGACGGCACACGGGACAGAAAAAGCTCTGCCGAG tctccAGCAAATGCATCCGAGACCACCGAG gaaGGTTACGAGCTGAGGAAATGCATTCCCAAATCGGCGAGCCACGGATCATTCGGCGTTCGGTCGTACAGTCGTCACAGCTACACGCCGACGCGATCGCCTCAACACTTCCACCGGCCCG GCTCATTATTTTCTGCCAACGACACCTTGGCAACTTCCTGTCACCTCTTAGCTCCTGACAGCGCAG ATCAAGGTTTCAACATGTACagaaaacctccaattttcaaGCAGCAAG ATCCAAACTCCACCCAAACGTCCTCTTTGCCTGGATACAGTTGCAACGGCCTCAGTCCA CCACAATCTACTGAATTCCTCCGAAGCAGCGGCGACACATTAAgag ATTTCAAG GTCTACCCGTATGAAATGCTCACGGTTGCCAACAGGGGGCGTGCGAAACTTCCCAGAGAGGTTGACAGAACAAGATTAGAG CGTCATCTGTCCACAGAGTCCTTCTTTGAAATCTTTGGCATGACCATAAGAGAATTTGACAAACTGCCGCTTTGGAAACGAAACGACATGAAGAAACAGGCCAATCTCTTTTAA
- the LOC119138458 gene encoding actin-binding LIM protein 1-like isoform X2: protein MVSLLEGLCGPDCLDEMNMSSRLSLNSLGRICGIGPNNDTVVLDRVKRKNSVRRMSIIEDGQIAEVLYLIPKQCMMEQLPFLNPNDYVLCEKLAGIPADVSVLHTHSPAPKRVIRCVKCREVCKGEVLRVQSSHFHIKCFTCKVCGCDLTRSGFFIKNGDCLCPLDYQRLHGTVCNSCGGFVEGDVVAVLGKTYHPTCFVCTICKQPFPAGDCVTFSGKECICQRCVNPLTPPPTGIRYSDNCNGCGRDIKNGQALLALGSQWHLGCFKCNICTKLLSGEYISKDGVPYCERDYQLQFGVQCDACQKFITGKVLEAGDKHYHPECARCSRCDKMFTEGEEMYLQGSAVWHPDCRERSRNHHSNRSTLTSSESSCSRPGSCTPGSPGRSICAKVDDEIIDYRDLAAIPRVKAIYDIEHPDMMSYKSDDLTSAALDGTRDRKSSAESPANASETTEEGYELRKCIPKSASHGSFGVRSYSRHSYTPTRSPQHFHRPGSLFSANDTLATSCHLLAPDSADQGFNMYRKPPIFKQQDPNSTQTSSLPGYSCNGLSPPQSTEFLRSSGDTLRDFKLPHDCLHPFARMDRGVSMPNLLEPKVYPYEMLTVANRGRAKLPREVDRTRLERHLSTESFFEIFGMTIREFDKLPLWKRNDMKKQANLF, encoded by the exons ATGGTTTCTCTGCTGGAGGGGCTGTGCGGCCCGGACTGTTTGGACGAGATGAACATGTCGAGCCGCCTCAGCCTCAACAGCCTGGGTCGCATCTGCGGAATCGGACCCAACAACGACACGGTGGTGCTGGACCGGGTCAAGCGGAAGAACTCGGTCAGGCGCATGTCCATCATCGAGGACGGGCAGATCGCCGAGGTGCTCTACTTGATCCCCAAGCAGTGCATGATGGAGCAGCTGCCGTTCCTCAATCCCAATGACTACGTCCTGTGCGAGAAGTTGGCGGGCATACCTGCTGATGTGTCAG TGCTTCACACTCACTCTCCCGCACCCAAGCGGGTCATCAGATGCGTCAAATGCAGGGAGGTCTGCAAAGGGGAGGTGCTTCGAGTCCAGTCCAGTCACTTCCACATCAAATGTTTCACCTGCAAAG ttTGTGGCTGCGACTTGACCAGGTCGGGCTTCTTCATAAAGAACGGCGACTGCCTCTGTCCGCTGGACTACCAGAGGCTTCATGGCACGGTCTGCAACAGCTGCGGGGGATTTGTGGAGGGAGACGTGGTCGCCGTTTTGGGCAAGACTTATCACCCGACCTGCTTTGTGTGCACCATTTGCAA GCAACCTTTTCCCGCGGGTGATTGCGTCACCTTCAGTGGGAAAGAGTGCATCTGTCAGCGGTGTGTTAACCCGTTGACCCCTCCGCCAACTGGTATCAGATACTCCGACA ACTGCAACGGCTGCGGACGCGATATCAAGAACGGGCAGGCTTTACTCGCTCTGGGCAGCCAGTGGCACCTCGGCTGCTTCAAGTGCAACATCTGCACAAAATTGCTGAGTGGAGAATACATCAGCAA GGATGGCGTTCCATATTGTGAGAGGGACTACCAGCTTCAATTTGGGGTGCAGTGTGACGCATGTCAGAAGTTTATAACGGGGAAAGTCCTTGAG GCGGGGGACAAACATTATCACCCGGAATGCGCGAGATGCAGCCGATGTGACAAAATGTTCACCGAGGGCGAAGAAATGTATTTGCAAG GCTCAGCAGTGTGGCACCCGGACTGCAGAGAGAGGAGCAGGAACCATCACAGCAACAGG TCGACTCTGACTTCGTCCGAAAGCTCCTGCTCCAGACCCGGCTCGTGTACCCCTGGAAGCCCCGGTCGCTCCATTTGT GCCAAAGTAGATGATGAGATCATTGATTACCGAGACTTAGCAGCAATTCCCAGAGTCAAGGCTATTTATGACATAGAGCATCCCGATATGATGTCCTATAAGAGTGACGACCTCACCTCAGCTGCTTTGGACGGCACACGGGACAGAAAAAGCTCTGCCGAG tctccAGCAAATGCATCCGAGACCACCGAG gaaGGTTACGAGCTGAGGAAATGCATTCCCAAATCGGCGAGCCACGGATCATTCGGCGTTCGGTCGTACAGTCGTCACAGCTACACGCCGACGCGATCGCCTCAACACTTCCACCGGCCCG GCTCATTATTTTCTGCCAACGACACCTTGGCAACTTCCTGTCACCTCTTAGCTCCTGACAGCGCAG ATCAAGGTTTCAACATGTACagaaaacctccaattttcaaGCAGCAAG ATCCAAACTCCACCCAAACGTCCTCTTTGCCTGGATACAGTTGCAACGGCCTCAGTCCA CCACAATCTACTGAATTCCTCCGAAGCAGCGGCGACACATTAAgag ATTTCAAG CTCCCCCATGACTGCCTGCATCCATTTGCACGAATGGACAGAGGAGTGTCAATGCCTAATTTGCTGGAGCCAAAA GTCTACCCGTATGAAATGCTCACGGTTGCCAACAGGGGGCGTGCGAAACTTCCCAGAGAGGTTGACAGAACAAGATTAGAG CGTCATCTGTCCACAGAGTCCTTCTTTGAAATCTTTGGCATGACCATAAGAGAATTTGACAAACTGCCGCTTTGGAAACGAAACGACATGAAGAAACAGGCCAATCTCTTTTAA
- the LOC119138458 gene encoding actin-binding LIM protein 1-like isoform X7: MVSLLEGLCGPDCLDEMNMSSRLSLNSLGRICGIGPNNDTVVLDRVKRKNSVRRMSIIEDGQIAEVLYLIPKQCMMEQLPFLNPNDYVLCEKLAGIPADVSVLHTHSPAPKRVIRCVKCREVCKGEVLRVQSSHFHIKCFTCKVCGCDLTRSGFFIKNGDCLCPLDYQRLHGTVCNSCGGFVEGDVVAVLGKTYHPTCFVCTICKQPFPAGDCVTFSGKECICQRCVNPLTPPPTGIRYSDNCNGCGRDIKNGQALLALGSQWHLGCFKCNICTKLLSGEYISKDGVPYCERDYQLQFGVQCDACQKFITGKVLEAGDKHYHPECARCSRCDKMFTEGEEMYLQGSAVWHPDCRERSRNHHSNRVRRSKTPCLDFFYPPSELKSTLTSSESSCSRPGSCTPGSPGRSICAKVDDEIIDYRDLAAIPRVKAIYDIEHPDMMSYKSDDLTSAALDGTRDRKSSAESPANASETTEEGYELRKCIPKSASHGSFGVRSYSRHSYTPTRSPQHFHRPGSLFSANDTLATSCHLLAPDSADQGFNMYRKPPIFKQQDPNSTQTSSLPGYSCNGLSPPQSTEFLRSSGDTLRDFKCLLVSVAPP, from the exons ATGGTTTCTCTGCTGGAGGGGCTGTGCGGCCCGGACTGTTTGGACGAGATGAACATGTCGAGCCGCCTCAGCCTCAACAGCCTGGGTCGCATCTGCGGAATCGGACCCAACAACGACACGGTGGTGCTGGACCGGGTCAAGCGGAAGAACTCGGTCAGGCGCATGTCCATCATCGAGGACGGGCAGATCGCCGAGGTGCTCTACTTGATCCCCAAGCAGTGCATGATGGAGCAGCTGCCGTTCCTCAATCCCAATGACTACGTCCTGTGCGAGAAGTTGGCGGGCATACCTGCTGATGTGTCAG TGCTTCACACTCACTCTCCCGCACCCAAGCGGGTCATCAGATGCGTCAAATGCAGGGAGGTCTGCAAAGGGGAGGTGCTTCGAGTCCAGTCCAGTCACTTCCACATCAAATGTTTCACCTGCAAAG ttTGTGGCTGCGACTTGACCAGGTCGGGCTTCTTCATAAAGAACGGCGACTGCCTCTGTCCGCTGGACTACCAGAGGCTTCATGGCACGGTCTGCAACAGCTGCGGGGGATTTGTGGAGGGAGACGTGGTCGCCGTTTTGGGCAAGACTTATCACCCGACCTGCTTTGTGTGCACCATTTGCAA GCAACCTTTTCCCGCGGGTGATTGCGTCACCTTCAGTGGGAAAGAGTGCATCTGTCAGCGGTGTGTTAACCCGTTGACCCCTCCGCCAACTGGTATCAGATACTCCGACA ACTGCAACGGCTGCGGACGCGATATCAAGAACGGGCAGGCTTTACTCGCTCTGGGCAGCCAGTGGCACCTCGGCTGCTTCAAGTGCAACATCTGCACAAAATTGCTGAGTGGAGAATACATCAGCAA GGATGGCGTTCCATATTGTGAGAGGGACTACCAGCTTCAATTTGGGGTGCAGTGTGACGCATGTCAGAAGTTTATAACGGGGAAAGTCCTTGAG GCGGGGGACAAACATTATCACCCGGAATGCGCGAGATGCAGCCGATGTGACAAAATGTTCACCGAGGGCGAAGAAATGTATTTGCAAG GCTCAGCAGTGTGGCACCCGGACTGCAGAGAGAGGAGCAGGAACCATCACAGCAACAGG GTCCGACGAAGCAAAACACCTTGTCTTGATTTCTTTTACCCTCCGAGTGAACTGAAG TCGACTCTGACTTCGTCCGAAAGCTCCTGCTCCAGACCCGGCTCGTGTACCCCTGGAAGCCCCGGTCGCTCCATTTGT GCCAAAGTAGATGATGAGATCATTGATTACCGAGACTTAGCAGCAATTCCCAGAGTCAAGGCTATTTATGACATAGAGCATCCCGATATGATGTCCTATAAGAGTGACGACCTCACCTCAGCTGCTTTGGACGGCACACGGGACAGAAAAAGCTCTGCCGAG tctccAGCAAATGCATCCGAGACCACCGAG gaaGGTTACGAGCTGAGGAAATGCATTCCCAAATCGGCGAGCCACGGATCATTCGGCGTTCGGTCGTACAGTCGTCACAGCTACACGCCGACGCGATCGCCTCAACACTTCCACCGGCCCG GCTCATTATTTTCTGCCAACGACACCTTGGCAACTTCCTGTCACCTCTTAGCTCCTGACAGCGCAG ATCAAGGTTTCAACATGTACagaaaacctccaattttcaaGCAGCAAG ATCCAAACTCCACCCAAACGTCCTCTTTGCCTGGATACAGTTGCAACGGCCTCAGTCCA CCACAATCTACTGAATTCCTCCGAAGCAGCGGCGACACATTAAgag ATTTCAAG TGTTTGCTTGTGTCTGTAGCTCCCCCATGA